A stretch of Channa argus isolate prfri chromosome 16, Channa argus male v1.0, whole genome shotgun sequence DNA encodes these proteins:
- the zfyve28 gene encoding lateral signaling target protein 2 homolog isoform X3 yields MNRFRKWLYKPKRTDPQLLAQFYYADEELNQVATELDSLDGRKDPQRCTLLVNQFRSCQDNVLNIINQIMDECIPNDRANRDFCVKFPEEIRHDNLAGQLWFGAECLAAGSIIMNREIESIAMRPLAKDLTRSLEEVRNITRDQALRDLNLYTDRMKDALRHFDGLFAEFELSYVSAMVPVKSPKEYYVQQEVIVLFCETVERALKLGYLTQDMIDDYEPALMFTIPRLAIVCGLVVYSEGPLNLDRKSEDMSELFRPFRTLLKKIRDLLQTLTEEELVTLERNLCISQDGELPTGQGLATNSVSAPVQENPSSCTPVDDTSKEKNGGDQEHVSPSQEKELVEVEKSWKEVETERGEEEQEQGLLCEEAEEAELACSMQYDEEELEQLSMMVYRVGDEMSTLLSPPSQGQSPAHNPNTEVAGGSSGASSTEASPRRLLAGRGRVGIYVEEEDRVFFMEDLDAAGDTSISREACSVAASPSKAPESTHSGPCKPDNPPNSVRNSWYSEAPTGQPCQQPSSQNTLCPNVKHPPCTSAPDSEPMPYTNGWETGLEGTASENADVIAHRMGGMKLSATVIFNPRSPSLTELAVDKLLLPRPTPSEIEPRGPLVATHCLLNSCVCCGSCEDGHEDSIPTENNGLGLDLTLGLDKHCKTAAPSSVIQSSACPFPPRGHEPHSKGDLTQLTPPSSRSSAELLEDNSSCQLCEKCLVEATGPQDYSQDCSSSREDVVSLCNQHLRTEKKQQVSGGRQRDKEIDKDLKRDTKEDSRRSTSFQNSPLSSVSGSDCESVSVTTCSLSSSAYTPSLTSSSRTSEDLDHQEIQLALQDAKLAARNRIRSRFHSSSDLIHRLFVCISGVADQLQTNYASDLRSILKTLFEVMATKCEQGDNDKQKKAGPVLRSAVLEDCALCQETISSSELAAKAREGRFEDPPDWVPDEACNSCIACKAPFTVIRRKHHCRSCGKIFCSRCSSHSAPLPRYGQVKPVRVCTHCYMFHVTPFYSDKAGI; encoded by the exons agGACAGACCCTCAGCTGCTGGCCCAGTTCTACTACGCTGATGAAGAGCTGAACCAGGTGGCTACTGAGCTGGACAGCCTTGACGGCAGGAAGGACCCTCAGAGATGTACCCTGCTGGTCAACCAGTTCCGATCTTGTCAG GACAATGTGCTAAACATTATCAATCAGATCATGGATGAGTGTATCCCCAACGATCGGGCCAACAGAGACTTTTGTGTCAAGTTCCCCGAGGAGATTCGTCATGACAACTTGGCAGGGCAGCTATGGTTTGGAGCTGAG TGCCTGGCTGCTGGTTCCATTATCATGAACAGAGAGATAGAAAGTATAGCTATGAGACCCCTGGCTAAGGATCTCACTCGCAGCCTGGAGGAGGTGCGCAACATCACCAGAGACCAGGCCCTGAGAGACCTCAATTTGTACACAGACCGCATGAAGGACGCATTGCGACATTTCGACGGCCTTTTTGCTGAGTTTGAACTCAG TTATGTGTCAGCCATGGTGCCTGTGAAGTCTCCCAAAGAATACTATGTACAGCAGGAAGTGATTGTACTCTTCTGTGAGACTGTGGAGAG AGCCCTAAAGTTGGGCTATCTCACACAGGACATGATCGATGACTATGAACCTGCACTGATGTTTACAATTCCCAGACTAGCCATTGTTTG tGGGCTGGTCGTATATTCGGAAGGGCCTCTCAACTTAGACCGAAAATCAGAGGACATGTCTGAACTCTTCCGGCCTTTTCGTACTTTATTAAAGAAGATCAG AGACTTACTACAAACCCTGACTGAAGAGGAGTTAGTTACGCTGGAAAGGAACCTCTGTATCTCCCAGGATGGGGAGTTGCCCACAGGCCAGGGGCTGGCCACAAACAGTGTTTCAGCACCAGTCCAAGAGAATCCCTCATCCTGCACCCCTGTTGATGACACTTCCAAGGAGAAGAATGGGGGGGATCAGGAGCATGTCTCTCCTAGCCAGGAAAAAGAATTGGTTGAAGTGGAGAAAAGCTGGAAGGaggtagagacagagagaggggaggaggagcaAGAGCAGGGCCTGTTGtgtgaggaggcagaggaggctGAGCTTGCCTGTTCTATGCAGTATGATGAGGAGGAACTGGAGCAACTCAGCATGATGGTTTACCGTGTAGGAGATGAGATGTCCACCTTGTTGTCACCTCCCAGTCAGGGTCAGTCCCCAGCTCACAATCCCAACACTGAAGTGGCTGGAGGCTCCAGTGGGGCTTCCAGTACTGAGGCATCTCCCAGGAGGCTCCTGGCTGGCCGTGGCAGGGTAGGGATCTATGTagaggaagaggacagagtTTTCTTCATGGAGGACCTGGATGCAGCAGGAGACACCAGCATTTCAAGAGAGGCCTGTAGTGTTGCCGCCTCTCCATCCAAAGCACCAGAGTCTACTCATTCTGGGCCATGCAAGCCAGATAATCCACCAAACTCTGTTAGAAATAGTTGGTACTCTGAAGCCCCTACAGGGCAGCCATGCCAGCAGCCAAGCAGCCAAAACACACTTTGTCCTAATGTAAAGCATCCACCATGCACCTCTGCCCCTGACTCTGAACCTATGCCTTACACCAATGGGTGGGAGACGGGTTTAGAGGGAACAGCATCTGAAAATGCTGATGTCATTGCTCACCGTATGGGTGGTATGAAGCTGTCTGCCACGGTGATCTTCAACCCTCGTTCCCCCAGCTTGACGGAGCTTGCTGTAGATAAGCTGCTGCTACCACGGCCCACTCCCTCTGAGATTGAACCCCGTGGCCCTCTGGTGGCCACTCACTGTCTGTTGAACTCGTGTGTCTGCTGTGGAAGCTGTGAGGATGGCCACGAGGACTCCATCCCCACAGAGAACAATGGACTTGGTTTAGACCTAACCTTGGGATTGGACAAACACTGTAAGACTGCAGCCCCCAGCAGCGTCATCCAGTCTTCTGCTTGTCCATTTCCACCACGAGGTCACGAGCCTCACAGTAAGGGTGACCTCACCCAGTTGACTCCCCCATCTTCCCGCAGctctgcagagctgctggaaGACAACTCAAGTTGCCAGCTCTGTGAGAAGTGCCTGGTGGAGGCTACAGGGCCACAGGATTACTCTCAGGACTGTAGCTCGAGCAGAGAGGATGTAGTCTCCCTGTGCAACCAACACCTGAGGACTGAAAAGAAGCAGCAAGTCAGTGGAGGCCGACAGAGGGACAAGGAAATAGATAAAGACTTGAAGAGGGACACCAAAGAGGATAGCAGGAGGAGCACCAG ttttcagaaCTCTCCCCTCAGCTCTGTGTCAGGTAGTGACTGTGAGAGTGTGTCGGTCACCACATGTAGTCTGTCAAGCAGTGCATACACTCCCAG TCTGACCTCCAGCTCAAGAACATCAGAAGACCTGGACCATCAGGAGATTCAGCTGGCTCTGCAGGATGCCAAGTTGGCAGCCAGGAACAGGATCCGTTCACGctttcacagcagcagtgacCTCATCCAtcgtctttttgtttgtatatcAG GAGTTGCTGATCAGCTGCAGACGAACTATGCCAGTGACCTTCGCAGCATCCTCAAGACTTTGTTTGAAGTCATGGCAACCAAATGTGAGCAGGGAGACAACGATAAGCAAAAGAAAG CAGGTCCTGTTCTGCGCAGTGCTGTGCTGGAGGACTGTGCTCTCTGTCAGGAAACCATTTCCTCATCGGAATTGGCAGCAAAGGCCCGGGAGGGCCGGTTTGAAG ACCCTCCTGACTGGGTGCCCGATGAAGCCTGTAACTCCTGCATTGCCTGCAAAGCTCCCTTCACAGTCATCCGTAGGAAGCATCACTGTAGGAGCTGTGGAAAG ATCTTCTGCTCTCGCTGCTCCTCTCACTCTGCTCCCTTGCCCCGATATGGCCAGGTGAAGCCCGTCAGGGTGTGCACACACTGCTACATGTTTCATGTCACGCCTTTCTATAGCGACAAGGCTGGCATCTGA
- the zfyve28 gene encoding lateral signaling target protein 2 homolog isoform X1, which produces MNRFRKWLYKPKRTDPQLLAQFYYADEELNQVATELDSLDGRKDPQRCTLLVNQFRSCQDNVLNIINQIMDECIPNDRANRDFCVKFPEEIRHDNLAGQLWFGAECLAAGSIIMNREIESIAMRPLAKDLTRSLEEVRNITRDQALRDLNLYTDRMKDALRHFDGLFAEFELSYVSAMVPVKSPKEYYVQQEVIVLFCETVERALKLGYLTQDMIDDYEPALMFTIPRLAIVCGLVVYSEGPLNLDRKSEDMSELFRPFRTLLKKIRDLLQTLTEEELVTLERNLCISQDGELPTGQGLATNSVSAPVQENPSSCTPVDDTSKEKNGGDQEHVSPSQEKELVEVEKSWKEVETERGEEEQEQGLLCEEAEEAELACSMQYDEEELEQLSMMVYRVGDEMSTLLSPPSQGQSPAHNPNTEVAGGSSGASSTEASPRRLLAGRGRVGIYVEEEDRVFFMEDLDAAGDTSISREACSVAASPSKAPESTHSGPCKPDNPPNSVRNSWYSEAPTGQPCQQPSSQNTLCPNVKHPPCTSAPDSEPMPYTNGWETGLEGTASENADVIAHRMGGMKLSATVIFNPRSPSLTELAVDKLLLPRPTPSEIEPRGPLVATHCLLNSCVCCGSCEDGHEDSIPTENNGLGLDLTLGLDKHCKTAAPSSVIQSSACPFPPRGHEPHSKGDLTQLTPPSSRSSAELLEDNSSCQLCEKCLVEATGPQDYSQDCSSSREDVVSLCNQHLRTEKKQQVSGGRQRDKEIDKDLKRDTKEDSRRSTSFQNSPLSSVSGSDCESVSVTTCSLSSSAYTPSPVSSLTSSSRTSEDLDHQEIQLALQDAKLAARNRIRSRFHSSSDLIHRLFVCISGVADQLQTNYASDLRSILKTLFEVMATKCEQGDNDKQKKAGPVLRSAVLEDCALCQETISSSELAAKAREGRFEDPPDWVPDEACNSCIACKAPFTVIRRKHHCRSCGKIFCSRCSSHSAPLPRYGQVKPVRVCTHCYMFHVTPFYSDKAGI; this is translated from the exons agGACAGACCCTCAGCTGCTGGCCCAGTTCTACTACGCTGATGAAGAGCTGAACCAGGTGGCTACTGAGCTGGACAGCCTTGACGGCAGGAAGGACCCTCAGAGATGTACCCTGCTGGTCAACCAGTTCCGATCTTGTCAG GACAATGTGCTAAACATTATCAATCAGATCATGGATGAGTGTATCCCCAACGATCGGGCCAACAGAGACTTTTGTGTCAAGTTCCCCGAGGAGATTCGTCATGACAACTTGGCAGGGCAGCTATGGTTTGGAGCTGAG TGCCTGGCTGCTGGTTCCATTATCATGAACAGAGAGATAGAAAGTATAGCTATGAGACCCCTGGCTAAGGATCTCACTCGCAGCCTGGAGGAGGTGCGCAACATCACCAGAGACCAGGCCCTGAGAGACCTCAATTTGTACACAGACCGCATGAAGGACGCATTGCGACATTTCGACGGCCTTTTTGCTGAGTTTGAACTCAG TTATGTGTCAGCCATGGTGCCTGTGAAGTCTCCCAAAGAATACTATGTACAGCAGGAAGTGATTGTACTCTTCTGTGAGACTGTGGAGAG AGCCCTAAAGTTGGGCTATCTCACACAGGACATGATCGATGACTATGAACCTGCACTGATGTTTACAATTCCCAGACTAGCCATTGTTTG tGGGCTGGTCGTATATTCGGAAGGGCCTCTCAACTTAGACCGAAAATCAGAGGACATGTCTGAACTCTTCCGGCCTTTTCGTACTTTATTAAAGAAGATCAG AGACTTACTACAAACCCTGACTGAAGAGGAGTTAGTTACGCTGGAAAGGAACCTCTGTATCTCCCAGGATGGGGAGTTGCCCACAGGCCAGGGGCTGGCCACAAACAGTGTTTCAGCACCAGTCCAAGAGAATCCCTCATCCTGCACCCCTGTTGATGACACTTCCAAGGAGAAGAATGGGGGGGATCAGGAGCATGTCTCTCCTAGCCAGGAAAAAGAATTGGTTGAAGTGGAGAAAAGCTGGAAGGaggtagagacagagagaggggaggaggagcaAGAGCAGGGCCTGTTGtgtgaggaggcagaggaggctGAGCTTGCCTGTTCTATGCAGTATGATGAGGAGGAACTGGAGCAACTCAGCATGATGGTTTACCGTGTAGGAGATGAGATGTCCACCTTGTTGTCACCTCCCAGTCAGGGTCAGTCCCCAGCTCACAATCCCAACACTGAAGTGGCTGGAGGCTCCAGTGGGGCTTCCAGTACTGAGGCATCTCCCAGGAGGCTCCTGGCTGGCCGTGGCAGGGTAGGGATCTATGTagaggaagaggacagagtTTTCTTCATGGAGGACCTGGATGCAGCAGGAGACACCAGCATTTCAAGAGAGGCCTGTAGTGTTGCCGCCTCTCCATCCAAAGCACCAGAGTCTACTCATTCTGGGCCATGCAAGCCAGATAATCCACCAAACTCTGTTAGAAATAGTTGGTACTCTGAAGCCCCTACAGGGCAGCCATGCCAGCAGCCAAGCAGCCAAAACACACTTTGTCCTAATGTAAAGCATCCACCATGCACCTCTGCCCCTGACTCTGAACCTATGCCTTACACCAATGGGTGGGAGACGGGTTTAGAGGGAACAGCATCTGAAAATGCTGATGTCATTGCTCACCGTATGGGTGGTATGAAGCTGTCTGCCACGGTGATCTTCAACCCTCGTTCCCCCAGCTTGACGGAGCTTGCTGTAGATAAGCTGCTGCTACCACGGCCCACTCCCTCTGAGATTGAACCCCGTGGCCCTCTGGTGGCCACTCACTGTCTGTTGAACTCGTGTGTCTGCTGTGGAAGCTGTGAGGATGGCCACGAGGACTCCATCCCCACAGAGAACAATGGACTTGGTTTAGACCTAACCTTGGGATTGGACAAACACTGTAAGACTGCAGCCCCCAGCAGCGTCATCCAGTCTTCTGCTTGTCCATTTCCACCACGAGGTCACGAGCCTCACAGTAAGGGTGACCTCACCCAGTTGACTCCCCCATCTTCCCGCAGctctgcagagctgctggaaGACAACTCAAGTTGCCAGCTCTGTGAGAAGTGCCTGGTGGAGGCTACAGGGCCACAGGATTACTCTCAGGACTGTAGCTCGAGCAGAGAGGATGTAGTCTCCCTGTGCAACCAACACCTGAGGACTGAAAAGAAGCAGCAAGTCAGTGGAGGCCGACAGAGGGACAAGGAAATAGATAAAGACTTGAAGAGGGACACCAAAGAGGATAGCAGGAGGAGCACCAG ttttcagaaCTCTCCCCTCAGCTCTGTGTCAGGTAGTGACTGTGAGAGTGTGTCGGTCACCACATGTAGTCTGTCAAGCAGTGCATACACTCCCAG CCCTGTAAGCAGTCTGACCTCCAGCTCAAGAACATCAGAAGACCTGGACCATCAGGAGATTCAGCTGGCTCTGCAGGATGCCAAGTTGGCAGCCAGGAACAGGATCCGTTCACGctttcacagcagcagtgacCTCATCCAtcgtctttttgtttgtatatcAG GAGTTGCTGATCAGCTGCAGACGAACTATGCCAGTGACCTTCGCAGCATCCTCAAGACTTTGTTTGAAGTCATGGCAACCAAATGTGAGCAGGGAGACAACGATAAGCAAAAGAAAG CAGGTCCTGTTCTGCGCAGTGCTGTGCTGGAGGACTGTGCTCTCTGTCAGGAAACCATTTCCTCATCGGAATTGGCAGCAAAGGCCCGGGAGGGCCGGTTTGAAG ACCCTCCTGACTGGGTGCCCGATGAAGCCTGTAACTCCTGCATTGCCTGCAAAGCTCCCTTCACAGTCATCCGTAGGAAGCATCACTGTAGGAGCTGTGGAAAG ATCTTCTGCTCTCGCTGCTCCTCTCACTCTGCTCCCTTGCCCCGATATGGCCAGGTGAAGCCCGTCAGGGTGTGCACACACTGCTACATGTTTCATGTCACGCCTTTCTATAGCGACAAGGCTGGCATCTGA
- the zfyve28 gene encoding lateral signaling target protein 2 homolog isoform X4, translating to MNRFRKWLYKPKRTDPQLLAQFYYADEELNQVATELDSLDGRKDPQRCTLLVNQFRSCQDNVLNIINQIMDECIPNDRANRDFCVKFPEEIRHDNLAGQLWFGAECLAAGSIIMNREIESIAMRPLAKDLTRSLEEVRNITRDQALRDLNLYTDRMKDALRHFDGLFAEFELSYVSAMVPVKSPKEYYVQQEVIVLFCETVERALKLGYLTQDMIDDYEPALMFTIPRLAIVCGLVVYSEGPLNLDRKSEDMSELFRPFRTLLKKIRDLLQTLTEEELVTLERNLCISQDGELPTGQGLATNSVSAPVQENPSSCTPVDDTSKEKNGGDQEHVSPSQEKELVEVEKSWKEVETERGEEEQEQGLLCEEAEEAELACSMQYDEEELEQLSMMVYRVGDEMSTLLSPPSQGQSPAHNPNTEVAGGSSGASSTEASPRRLLAGRGRVGIYVEEEDRVFFMEDLDAAGDTSISREACSVAASPSKAPESTHSGPCKPDNPPNSVRNSWYSEAPTGQPCQQPSSQNTLCPNVKHPPCTSAPDSEPMPYTNGWETGLEGTASENADVIAHRMGGMKLSATVIFNPRSPSLTELAVDKLLLPRPTPSEIEPRGPLVATHCLLNSCVCCGSCEDGHEDSIPTENNGLGLDLTLGLDKHCKTAAPSSVIQSSACPFPPRGHEPHSKGDLTQLTPPSSRSSAELLEDNSSCQLCEKCLVEATGPQDYSQDCSSSREDVVSLCNQHLRTEKKQQVSGGRQRDKEIDKDLKRDTKEDSRRSTSPVSSLTSSSRTSEDLDHQEIQLALQDAKLAARNRIRSRFHSSSDLIHRLFVCISGVADQLQTNYASDLRSILKTLFEVMATKCEQGDNDKQKKAGPVLRSAVLEDCALCQETISSSELAAKAREGRFEDPPDWVPDEACNSCIACKAPFTVIRRKHHCRSCGKIFCSRCSSHSAPLPRYGQVKPVRVCTHCYMFHVTPFYSDKAGI from the exons agGACAGACCCTCAGCTGCTGGCCCAGTTCTACTACGCTGATGAAGAGCTGAACCAGGTGGCTACTGAGCTGGACAGCCTTGACGGCAGGAAGGACCCTCAGAGATGTACCCTGCTGGTCAACCAGTTCCGATCTTGTCAG GACAATGTGCTAAACATTATCAATCAGATCATGGATGAGTGTATCCCCAACGATCGGGCCAACAGAGACTTTTGTGTCAAGTTCCCCGAGGAGATTCGTCATGACAACTTGGCAGGGCAGCTATGGTTTGGAGCTGAG TGCCTGGCTGCTGGTTCCATTATCATGAACAGAGAGATAGAAAGTATAGCTATGAGACCCCTGGCTAAGGATCTCACTCGCAGCCTGGAGGAGGTGCGCAACATCACCAGAGACCAGGCCCTGAGAGACCTCAATTTGTACACAGACCGCATGAAGGACGCATTGCGACATTTCGACGGCCTTTTTGCTGAGTTTGAACTCAG TTATGTGTCAGCCATGGTGCCTGTGAAGTCTCCCAAAGAATACTATGTACAGCAGGAAGTGATTGTACTCTTCTGTGAGACTGTGGAGAG AGCCCTAAAGTTGGGCTATCTCACACAGGACATGATCGATGACTATGAACCTGCACTGATGTTTACAATTCCCAGACTAGCCATTGTTTG tGGGCTGGTCGTATATTCGGAAGGGCCTCTCAACTTAGACCGAAAATCAGAGGACATGTCTGAACTCTTCCGGCCTTTTCGTACTTTATTAAAGAAGATCAG AGACTTACTACAAACCCTGACTGAAGAGGAGTTAGTTACGCTGGAAAGGAACCTCTGTATCTCCCAGGATGGGGAGTTGCCCACAGGCCAGGGGCTGGCCACAAACAGTGTTTCAGCACCAGTCCAAGAGAATCCCTCATCCTGCACCCCTGTTGATGACACTTCCAAGGAGAAGAATGGGGGGGATCAGGAGCATGTCTCTCCTAGCCAGGAAAAAGAATTGGTTGAAGTGGAGAAAAGCTGGAAGGaggtagagacagagagaggggaggaggagcaAGAGCAGGGCCTGTTGtgtgaggaggcagaggaggctGAGCTTGCCTGTTCTATGCAGTATGATGAGGAGGAACTGGAGCAACTCAGCATGATGGTTTACCGTGTAGGAGATGAGATGTCCACCTTGTTGTCACCTCCCAGTCAGGGTCAGTCCCCAGCTCACAATCCCAACACTGAAGTGGCTGGAGGCTCCAGTGGGGCTTCCAGTACTGAGGCATCTCCCAGGAGGCTCCTGGCTGGCCGTGGCAGGGTAGGGATCTATGTagaggaagaggacagagtTTTCTTCATGGAGGACCTGGATGCAGCAGGAGACACCAGCATTTCAAGAGAGGCCTGTAGTGTTGCCGCCTCTCCATCCAAAGCACCAGAGTCTACTCATTCTGGGCCATGCAAGCCAGATAATCCACCAAACTCTGTTAGAAATAGTTGGTACTCTGAAGCCCCTACAGGGCAGCCATGCCAGCAGCCAAGCAGCCAAAACACACTTTGTCCTAATGTAAAGCATCCACCATGCACCTCTGCCCCTGACTCTGAACCTATGCCTTACACCAATGGGTGGGAGACGGGTTTAGAGGGAACAGCATCTGAAAATGCTGATGTCATTGCTCACCGTATGGGTGGTATGAAGCTGTCTGCCACGGTGATCTTCAACCCTCGTTCCCCCAGCTTGACGGAGCTTGCTGTAGATAAGCTGCTGCTACCACGGCCCACTCCCTCTGAGATTGAACCCCGTGGCCCTCTGGTGGCCACTCACTGTCTGTTGAACTCGTGTGTCTGCTGTGGAAGCTGTGAGGATGGCCACGAGGACTCCATCCCCACAGAGAACAATGGACTTGGTTTAGACCTAACCTTGGGATTGGACAAACACTGTAAGACTGCAGCCCCCAGCAGCGTCATCCAGTCTTCTGCTTGTCCATTTCCACCACGAGGTCACGAGCCTCACAGTAAGGGTGACCTCACCCAGTTGACTCCCCCATCTTCCCGCAGctctgcagagctgctggaaGACAACTCAAGTTGCCAGCTCTGTGAGAAGTGCCTGGTGGAGGCTACAGGGCCACAGGATTACTCTCAGGACTGTAGCTCGAGCAGAGAGGATGTAGTCTCCCTGTGCAACCAACACCTGAGGACTGAAAAGAAGCAGCAAGTCAGTGGAGGCCGACAGAGGGACAAGGAAATAGATAAAGACTTGAAGAGGGACACCAAAGAGGATAGCAGGAGGAGCACCAG CCCTGTAAGCAGTCTGACCTCCAGCTCAAGAACATCAGAAGACCTGGACCATCAGGAGATTCAGCTGGCTCTGCAGGATGCCAAGTTGGCAGCCAGGAACAGGATCCGTTCACGctttcacagcagcagtgacCTCATCCAtcgtctttttgtttgtatatcAG GAGTTGCTGATCAGCTGCAGACGAACTATGCCAGTGACCTTCGCAGCATCCTCAAGACTTTGTTTGAAGTCATGGCAACCAAATGTGAGCAGGGAGACAACGATAAGCAAAAGAAAG CAGGTCCTGTTCTGCGCAGTGCTGTGCTGGAGGACTGTGCTCTCTGTCAGGAAACCATTTCCTCATCGGAATTGGCAGCAAAGGCCCGGGAGGGCCGGTTTGAAG ACCCTCCTGACTGGGTGCCCGATGAAGCCTGTAACTCCTGCATTGCCTGCAAAGCTCCCTTCACAGTCATCCGTAGGAAGCATCACTGTAGGAGCTGTGGAAAG ATCTTCTGCTCTCGCTGCTCCTCTCACTCTGCTCCCTTGCCCCGATATGGCCAGGTGAAGCCCGTCAGGGTGTGCACACACTGCTACATGTTTCATGTCACGCCTTTCTATAGCGACAAGGCTGGCATCTGA